The proteins below are encoded in one region of Lactuca sativa cultivar Salinas chromosome 3, Lsat_Salinas_v11, whole genome shotgun sequence:
- the LOC111919358 gene encoding nuclear transport factor 2B: protein MDPDAVAKAFVEHYYSTFDTNRAGLANLYQESSMLTFEGQKIQGSPNIVAKLTSLPFQQCKHSITTVDCQPSGPAGGMLVFVSGNLQLSGEQHALKFSQMFHLMPTPQSSFYVLNDIFRLNYA from the exons ATGGATCCAGATGCGGTAGCGAAGGCGTTTGTTGAGCACTACTACTCCACTTTCGATACTAATCGGGCAGGTTTGGCTAATCTGTATCAGGAATCATCGATGTTGACGTTCGAAGGTCAGAAGATTCAGGGATCTCCCAACATCGTAGCCAAGTTGACATCACTCCCTTTCCAACAGTGCAAGCACAGTATCACTACCGTTGACTGTCAGCCCTCTGGCCCCGCCGGTGGCATGCTCGTCTTCGTCTCCGGTAACCTCCAACTCAGTGGCGAGCAACATGCTCTTAAGTTCAGCCAG atGTTCCATCTAATGCCCACACCGCAGTCAAGCTTTTACGTCCTGAATGACATTTTTAGGTTGAACTATGCTTGA